tctcgagtacagggactaaaggcatgcgccaccaccgcccagcttattatGCTTTTACTCATTGTTTATTCTACATCCAGTTGCTGTGAAAtgttttgattttcctttgtCAGAACAATAGGTAGAATAGATTTCCATCTTACTAAAGTATATAGATTATAAAGAGGAAAACAATCATAAAAGAGATACCCTTTTATGGCCACTGCAACTCTTGCTATTACAGGTTCCAGAACAGTGGGATGAGCAAGTGGAGTTACAGCCTGCTGTCACTACTGAAGCATCAATAAGTCTTGTCGTCTGACTGCTGGGACCCAAGTGTGTGCTGACAGATGCTGACTGTCCTctagttttctatttttatttactttaccaAAATGTGTCCTGaatctttaaagaataaaaatagactaaATCAGAAATAATTTAAGTGTGCTGGAGCTTGAAATTAGGGTGTCATAAATGCTAGGCAAGAggtctatcactgagccacacacccAGCCCTTAATAATCAGACGTTAATGGACTTGACTACATTGAATCCCTAGACTCAGGCTGGGTATAGATGTAGCCCattggcagagtgcctgcctatCATCcacaaaggcctgggtttgatccctagtaatgtataaactgggcatgatggcacatactccccccccccgagacagggtttctctgtgtagctttggggcctgtcctggactacctctgtagaccaggctggcctcgaactcacagagatccgcctgcctctgcctcctgagtgctaggattacagacgtgcgccaccaccgcccggctggcacatacttgtaataactgcttgggaggtggaagcaggaagatcagaagttcaacaaCAACCATGGcttcaccatgagttcaaggcaagcctttatatatatacatgtgtgaatatatacatatagatctTTAAACCATAGGAATGGCAAAGTAGAGAAGAGAAGcaattagaagaaaaacaattttattgtTGGCCTTAATTATTTTAGCAATTTGGGGCTTTGCTCTATTTTCAGGTGACTAACCCATTGTTACCAGTGATCCCCAGTGTTGACATTTATTCTAGAACATCATTGAGTTAGAAGACCATGGTCCTTCTGTCCCCAAGACAGATCCTATAAAGAGGGAAACATTTCTTGTTAGATACAAATTGAACCAGTagcaaaaaaggagaaaacaaaacaaaaaaccaacagtcTCTTATCAATCTGGACAGAAAGTGACGTCAAGTTTGTAAATCCAAACCTGTAACATCCCTGCCACCCTTCTCCTGTCACACTGTGACGTTATGTTTCAAGACAGGCTCTTacatagtccaggttggcttttAACTtgatatgtagtccaggctggccttgaactcctagattCCCTGCCACACCTGCACTAAGCCCGGCTCATCATGCTGTAAAGGGCGGGGAATCCCCTAATTCCCCTtccaataaatatacaaatattcacaacctgattattaaaatttttcacaAACTGTGTAAGGAGTTACCCTGAGACAATAGAAAAGGCAGATTGGTCCAGTATCAGAAGCAAGAGCATTCTGCTTGAGTGAGTGAGCGACAGAAGGAGTGAAAACACTGACTGGTAGGAGGAGGGTCTGACAAAGCTGGGACATGGCAGATCCCAGCTGCAGTGTGCGTGGCCATGTGCTCAGAACGACGGGGACGGCACAGAGCAGCCTTGCATGCTCTGACAGATGGTGGGATTTGGGGTGCACTGAGATCCTAAGCTGGGTCACAATACTCTCCATTCCAGGTCCCACAGAGGTGTGGGGCTGAGACAAGGCTTAAGTGTTCTAACGAGAAAGAACAAGAGGAGAGCAAGGGCCCTTTCCAGCCACTGTTTGCCCAGATCCCTGGCCCTCTCCACATGAGGCTAGAGAATTGGGTTTCTGTTGATCCAATTCCTTAGTCTGTACCCTGGTCACCTCCCCAGTCTACTGTCAAATTACTATCCTGCCTTGCCCACTATGAACACAAaactttttagttctttgtgaCCGAGTGTTTCAAAAAGGTTTAAACGGTCAATAAGGTGGTTATCTTTCAGTAATAGaccccccttttcttcctcaacCCCCCTCAGTCTTGTatggcatcatcatcatcaacatcatcttcctcctcctcctcttcctcaccatcTTCTGGCAGttcttcatcctcatcttcatccccCGCCTCTTCATCTAGACAAACTACCACCTCCGCTGGCTGAGGCAATCGAGAGTCAAACCAGTCCAACACTTGCTGAGTGCTAAGTCTTGATGCCTGACTCAGTTTAAGGACATCGGCTTCCTGCAGCTGCTGGTGGGCCGCCCAGTACCTCTCTAAAGGTCGTATGTCTGGTGGGGGCGGTGGGGCTGGCAGAGGTGGTGTCTTGGCCCATTCTTTCAAGGAATGAGTTGATGGTGTAGGAACAGCTGGATCTTGAAAAGTAGACATACCAAGTACTGCATTGTCCCGAAACCACTTCAGTTGTCCATGCTTCAAGGCATATCGGGTATCACCAAACCACTGAATGATCTCAGGGCGAGGTAAACCAGTGATCTGTTCTAGTTTATGGTAATCTTCCCGTCGTGCCCACTGGCACTGCAGGAAAAAGGATTTGAGGATGGCCAGCTGTTCTTTGGTTTTGCGCTTAGTCTTTCGCTGGTGCTGCATGTCTGGCGAAAGGTACTCTGTGGGGCCAACCCTACCTGCTACTGAGTTATTCCGTAGCCTTTGGGGCCAGGGTGGCTCTACGTGTGGGGACAGTGCCTGCTCACTGGGCGAGAGTGACTGTGGGCTGTAGCCCAcaggctggagggctggaggggtggcagTGGTTCCATTAGCCAGTACCTggaaagagggagatggaggTGTCCCACTAGGTGCTGATTCCTCCTTACAACCACTGACAAGTAATGAGATTGATGGGGGCTTATCCCCAGCACGTGGCTGATGGACAGCTGTGGGCTGATTCCAGGAAGCAGTCCCTCCACATGACTGGTCGGACCCCCTTTCTACATGCTCCTTAGAGAGTCCACTGATCTGAAGATCCTGACAAAAATCTGATTGGTGGGGGAATTCTCTGCTGCCTGTCATCAGAAGTTCCTTCACTTTCTGGTGACTCTGTGGCAGCTGTGGTACCTGAGAGGGCTCCTCAGGCTCAACCTTCAATCCTTTCATCTGGGTGGGCTCACTAAGAGCCGGAGGACACAGTTCAAGAGCAACCTGCTCTGGAGAGGGCACTGGAGGTGTCTCCTGTGGGGGCCACACTGTGTGATGCgtgaaagagagaagagacttGAAATGGAGCTGATCTCGGTGGTACACCACTCGGGCCCGAGTCTCTTCTATCTCTTCAGATGACCAGCTAATGCCACAGCGGAGGCGTTGGGCCATGAACCAGGTCTTGACCTTCTCCATCTGCAGCCCATACCGCAGGCAGAGGAGTGCGATGTCCGCCAGGCTTGGGTAGGGGAAGTAGCTGAAGGTCTGCAGCAGCTGTTCATTTCCATCCAGCTCACTGGTCTGTGCTGCTTGAGTCCACACAAGCTGTAGTTCCTCAGAGATCGGAGGGAGGCAGATGAGCCCTGCTGCCGAGCTGTTAAGACTGCTGGCGTCTTTACTAGGAGGCATGGTGTGCTCTGACGTGTGCCCTTCAGAGGCAGCTGTAAGAAGAAAAACAGCTCCATCACCGAGGCTCTTCTGgcccatcttttaatttttaccaaATTGCTAGACACCAAACAATTTTCTATTTGAATCATGTTGTACTGCTCCTAAAATGCTTCAATCATTTCTTGATTTTCACAATCAAGTCATCAGAACCTGCCATAATTCCTGTTTCTTTACATAAAACACAGAGTCCACAGAATTTGGGATAAAAATAACCCCAAGTTACATGATAAAATTCTGTCTTTCGAGGCTAAGGAAAAAACGTTATCCCCCCAAAGCCTTTACCTTTACAATTTCAATATGCTTCTGAAAGCTATCATTCACTCTCCCCTTGAAGTTCATGGAACAGTACTCACAGACTGAATACTAAACCACAAAAACCAGAATGCAGTAATGCAGTAATCTCAGAATGATTACTCTTTAGTGCCTAATGATCTTGGATTACTCTCagaacacagagacaggaaaCCAAGCCATCAAGTCGGCATGGAAGTGTAGACCTTCAACCTGGCTCCTGAAGGTTAGTCAGGCATGGGAATGTTTATTTACAACTGGCACTTGGAGATTGGCCAAGACTAGAagtccaggagttcaaggacagcctaaaCTActtaaccctgtctcaaagcatacaaacaaaaagccaacaaGGAAACAGAGTGGGGGTACTGTGCCTAGCCTCatgcccccccaacccccgcttGCCTCCTTTCTTGGTAATGGGAGTGAGTTCTGTGAACAGGAAGCTGCATTCAGAGTACTTTAAAGCCCTGAACTCAGATTGATTTTTCCCCCTACCCGAGTAGGAAGACTTTGAGGCCAGGATCTTGTGATAAAAAGAGCTTACTTACTCCCCCTGTGTTGGGTCTTGTTGAGGGGGAAGTTTCCTCCCTCAAGTCAACTTAACAAAAGTTTTCCCTTCTCCGAGTCTCCTCTTACATCTCAGACCCTCTAGGGAGCCCAGAAATGAACCCTGCCCCCCATTCAGCCCACTGCACAGTCCAGCTTGCTCCTCAAAACCAGGTGGACAGGTTCATTAAACACTAAGGCTAGGTCCTGCTCCCAGGGTTCTGGACATGGGGACCTATTCATTCCTCAACGCCTGTGAAGCTAGTTCCCAGAATATTCTGTAAACATTTTCATTCCACTCCCTCCTTAGGCATTAGAGGTGCTTTAATACATCATGCTTTATTCTTGGAGGAATCCCATTCGTGTTTATATTACTTCTGGTTTGTTCAGGATAGGATAAGATTCCcgtgttgggctggagagatggatcagaggttaagagcactgagtgctcttccagaggacctgagttcaattaccagcaaccacatggtggctcacaaccatctgtaacgagatctgatgccctcttctggcctgcagtcatacatgttgtatacataataaataaataaatcttaaaaaaaaaaagattcccatGTGAATGTTACTACTGATTGAGAAAACAAATTTCAGGTCCACAAAGGGCAGTGTATCAGGGGTTCCTGTTTTCACTTCTTTGGGGACCTCcaggctaggcaagtgctgtaacACTAAAAGGTCAAACCCTAGGGGCTTTATTTACTTTAATcgctaaaaaaaaatttaaattagattttattttatgattgttttatctgcatgtatgtatgtatcacgtgtgtgtttggtgcccacaaaggtcagaagaaagcatcagttcccctggaactggagttacagttggttgtgagctgccatgtgggtgctgggaatggaatccaggctctctgcaagagcaagtgctcttaactgctgagccagcccccCCCCAGAGGCTTTAGGATTACAAAAACTTCACAatcattttcatgtttgtttgccatcactttttttgtttgtttgtttggttttcccagacagggtttctctgtgtagctttgagcctttcctggatcttgctctgtagcccaggctggcctcgaactcacagagatccgcctggctctgcctcctgagtgctaggattacagacgtgcgccaccaccgcccggctggcacatacttgtaataactgcttgggaggtggaagcaggaagatcagaagttcaacaaCAACCATGGcttcaccatgagttcaaggcaagcctttatatatatacatgtgtgaatatatacatatagatctTTAAACCATAGGAGTGGCAAAGTAGAGAAGAGAAGcaattagaagaaaaacaattttattgtTGGCCTTAATTATTTTAGCAATTTGGGGCTTTGCTCTATTTTCAGGTGACTAACCCATTGTTACCAGTGATCCCCAGTGTTGACATTTATTCTAGAACATCATTGAGTTAGAAGACCATGGTCCTTCTGTCCCCAAGACAGATCCTATAAAGAGGGAAACATTTCTTGTTAGATACAAATTGAACCAGTagcaaaaaaggagaaaacaaaacaaaaaaccaacagtcTCTTATCAATCTGGACAGAAAGTGACGTCAAGTTTGTAAATCCAAACCTGTAACATCCCTGCCACCCTTCTCCTGTCACACTGTGACGTTATGTTTCAAGACAGGCTCTTacatagtccaggttggcttttAACTtgatatgtagtccaggctggccttgaactcctagattCCCTGCCACACCTGCACTAAGCCCGGCTCATCATGCTGTAAAGGGCGGGGAATCCCCTAATTCCCCTtccaataaatatacaaatattcacaacctgattattaaaatttttcacaAACTGTGTAAGGAGTTACCCTGAGACAATAGAAAAGGCAGATTGGTCCAGTATCAGAAGCAAGAGCATTCTGCTTGAGTGAGTGAGCGACAGAAGGAGTGAAAACACTGACTGGTAGGAGGAGGGTCTGACAAAGCTGGGACATGGCAGATCCCAGCTGCAGTGTGCGTGGCCATGTGCTCAGAACGACGGGGACGGCACAGAGCAGCCTTGCATGCTCTGACAGATGGTGGGATTTGGGGTGCACTGAGATCCTAAGCTGGGTCACAATACTCTCCATTCCAGGTCCCACAGAGGTGTGGGGCTGAGACAAGGCTTAAGTGTTCTAACGAGAAAGAACAAGAGGAGAGCAAGGGCCCTTTCCAGCCACTGTTTGCCCAGATCCCTGGCCCTCTCCACATGAGGCTAGAGAATTGGGTTTCTGTTGATCCAATTCCTTAGTCTGTACCCTGGTCACCTCCCCAGTCTACTGTCAAATTACTATCCTGCCTTGCCCACTATGAACACAAaactttttagttctttgtgaCCGAGTGTTTCAAAAAGGTTTAAACGGTCAATAAGGTGGTTATCTTTCAGTAATAGaccccccttttcttcctcaacCCCCCTCAGTCTTGTatggcatcatcatcatcaacatcatcttcctcctcctcctcttcctcaccatcTTCTGGCAGttcttcatcctcatcttcatccccCGCCTCTTCATCTAGACAAACTACCACCTCCGCTGGCTGAGGCAATCGAGAGTCAAACCAGTCCAACACTTGCTGAGTGCTAAGTCTTGATGCCTGACTCAGTTTAAGGACATCGGCTTCCTGCAGCTGCTGGTGGGCCGCCCAGTACCTCTCTAAAGGTCGTATGTCTGGTGGGGGCGGTGGGGCTGGCAGAGGTGGTGTCTTGGCCCATTCTTTCAAGGAATGAGTTGATGGTGTAGGAACAGCTGGATCTTGAAAAGTAGACATACCAAGTACTGCATTGTCCCGAAACCACTTCAGTTGTCCATGCTTCAAGGCATATCGGGTATCACCAAACCACTGAATGATCTCAGGGCGAGGTAAACCAGTGATCTGTTCTAGTTTATGGTAATCTTCCCGTCGTGCCCACTGGCACTGCAGGAAAAAGGATTTGAGGATGGCCAGCTGTTCTTTGGTTTTGCGCTTAGTCTTTCGCTGGTGCTGCATGTCTGGCGAAAGGTACTCTGTGGGGCCAACCCTACCTGCTACTGAGTTATTCCGTAGCCTTTGGGGCCAGGGTGGCTCTACGTGTGGGGACAGTGCCCGCTCACTGGGCGAGAGTGACTGTGGGCTGTAGCCCAcaggctggagggctggaggggtggcagTGGTTCCATTAGCCAGTACCTggaaagagggagatggaggTGTCCCACTAGGTGCTGATTCCTCCTTACAACCACTGACAAGTAATGAGATCGATGGGGGCTTATCCCCAGCACGTGGCTGATGGACAGCTGTGGGCTGATTCCAGGAAGCAGTCCCTCCACATGACTGGTCGGACCCCCTTTCTACATGCTCCTTAGAGAGTCCACTGATCTGAAGATCCTGACAAAAATCTGATTGGTGGGGGAATTCTCTGCTGCCTGTCATCAGAAGTTCCTTCACTTTCTGGTGACTCTGTGGCAGCTGTGGTACCTGAGAGGGCTCCTCAGGCTCAACCTTCAATCCTTTCATCTGGGTGGGCTCACTAAGAGCCGGAGGACACAGTTCAAGAGCAACCTGCTCTGGAGAGGGCACTGGAGGTGTCTCCTGTGGGGGCCACACTGTGTGATGCgtgaaagagagaagagacttGAAATGGAGCTGATCTCGGTGGTACACCACTCGGGCCCGAGTCTCTTCTATCTCTTCAGATGACCAGCTAATGCCACAGCGGAGGCGTTGGGCCATGAACCAGGTCTTGACCTTCTCCATCTGCAGCCCATACCGCAGGCAGAGGAGTGCGATGTCCGCCAGGCTTGGGTAGGGGAAGTAGCTGAAGGTCTGCAGCAGCTGTTCATTTCCATCCAGCTCACTGGTCTGTGCTGCTTGAGTCCACACAAGCTGTAGTTCCTCAGAGATCGGAGGGAGGCAGATGAGCCCTGCTGCCGAGCTGTTAAGACTGCTGGCGTCTTTACTAGGAGGCATGGTGTGCTCTGACGTGTGCCCTTCAGAGGCAGCTGTAAGAAGAAAAACAGCTCCATCACCGAGGCTCTTCTGgcccatcttttaatttttaccaaATTGCTAGACACCAAACAATTTTCTATTTGAATCATGTTGTACTGCTCCTAAAATGCTTCAATCATTTCTTGATTTTCACAATCAAGTCATCAGAACCTGCCATAATTCCTGTTTCTTTACATAAAACACAGAGTCCACAGAATTTGGGATAAAAATAACCCCAAGTTACATGATAAAATTCTGTCTTTCGAGGCTAAGGAAAAAACGTTATCCCCCCAAAGCCTTTACCTTTACAATTTCAATATGCTTCTGAAAGCTATCATTCACTCTCCCCTTGAAGTTCATGGAACAGTACTCACAGACTGAATACTAAACCACAAAAACCAGAATGCAGTAATGCAGTAATCTCAGAATGATTACTCTTTAGTGCCTAATGATCTTGGATTACTCTCagaacacagagacaggaaaCCAAGCCATCAAGTCGGCATGGAAGTGTAGACCTTCAACCTGGCTCCTGAAGGTTAGTCAGGCATGGGAATGTTTATTTACAACTGGCACTTGGAGATTGGCCAAGACTAGAagtccaggagttcaaggacagcctaaaCTActtaaccctgtctcaaagcatacaaacaaaaagccaacaaGGAAACAGAGTGGGGGTACTGTGCCTAGCCTCatgcccccccaacccccgcttGCCTCCTTTCTTGGTAATGGGAGTGAGTTCTGTGAACAGGAAGCTGCATTCAGAGTACTTTAAAGCCCTGAACTCAGATTGATTTTTCCCCCTACCCGAGTAGGAAGACTTTGAGGCCAGGATCTTGTGATAAAAAGAGCTTACTTACTCCCCCTGTGTTGGGTCTTGTTGAGGGGGAAGTTTCCTCCCTCAAGTCAACTTAACAAAAGTTTTCCCTTCTCCGAGTCTCCTCTTACATCTCAGACCCTCTAGGGAGCCCAGAAATGAACCCTGCCCCCCATTCAGCCCACTGCACAGTCCAGCTTGCTCCTCAAAACCAGGTGGACAGGTTCATTAAACACTAAGGCTAGGTCCTGCTCCCAGGGTTCTGGACATGGGGACCTATTCATTCCTCAACGCCTGTGAAGCTAGTTCCCAGAATATTCTGTAAACATTTTCATTCCACTCCCTCCTTAGGCATTAGAGGTGCTTTAATACATCATGCTTTATTCTTGGAGGAATCCCATTCGTGTTTATATTACTTCTGGTTTGTTCAGGATAGGATAAGATTCCcgtgttgggctggagagatggatcagaggttaagagcactgagtgctcttccagaggacctgagttcaattaccagcaaccacatggtggctcacaaccatctgtaacgagatctgatgccctcttctggcctgcagtcatacatgttgtatacataataaataaataaatcttaaaaaaaaaaagattcccatGTGAATGTTACTACTGATTGAGAAAACAAATTTCAGGTCCACAAAGGGCAGTGTATCAGGGGTTCCTGTTTTCACTTCTTTGGGGACCTCcaggctaggcaagtgctgtaacACTAAAAGGTCAAACCCTAGGGGCTTTATTTACTTTAATcgctaaaaaaaaatttaaattagattttattttatgattgttttatctgcatgtatgtatgtatcacgtgtgtgtttggtgcccacaaaggtcagaagaaagcatcagttcccctggaactggagttacagttggttgtgagctgccatgtgggtgctgggaatggaatccaggctctctgcaagagcaagtgctcttaactgctgagccagcccccCCCCAGAGGCTTTAGGATTACAAAAACTTCACAatcattttcatgtttgtttgccatcactttttttgtttgtttgtttggttttcccagacagggtttctctgtgtagctttgagcctttcctggatcttgctctgtagcccaggctggcctcgaactcacagagatccgcctggctctgcctcctgagtgctaggattacagacgtgcgccaccaccgcccggctggcacatacttgtaataactgcttgggaggtggaagcaggaagatcagaagttcaacaaCAACCATGGcttcaccatgagttcaaggcaagcctttatatatatacatgtgtgaatatatacatatagatctTTAAACCATAGGAGTGGCAAAGTAGAGAAGAGAAGcaattagaagaaaaacaattttattgtTGGCCTTAATTATTTTAGCAATTTGGGGCTTTGCTCTATTTTCAGGTGACTAACCCATTGTTACCAGTGATCCCCAGTGTTGACATTTATTCTAGAACATCATTGAGTTAGAAGACCATGGTCCTTCTGTCCCCAAGACAGATCCTATAAAGAGGGAAACATTTCTTGTTAGATACAAATTGAACCAGTagcaaaaaaggagaaaacaaaacaaaaaaccaacagtcTCTTATCAATCTGGACAGAAAGTGACGTCAAGTTTGTAAATCCAAACCTGTAACATCCCTGCCACCCTTCTCCTGTCACACTGTGACGTTATGTTTCAAGACAGGCTCTTacatagtccaggttggcttttAACTtgatatgtagtccaggctggccttgaactcctagattCCCTGCCACACCTGCACTAAGCCCGGCTCATCATGCTGTAAAGGGCGGGGAATCCCCTAATTCCCCTtccaataaatatacaaatattcacaacctgattattaaaatttttcacaAACTGTGTAAGGAGTTACCCTGAGACAATAGAAAAGGCAGATTGGTCCAGTATCAGAAGCAAGAGCATTCTGCTTGAGTGAGTGAGCGACAGAAGGAGTGAAAACACTGACTGGTAGGAGGAGGGTCTGACAAAGCTGGGACATGGCAGATCCCAGCTGCAGTGTGCGTGGCCATGTGCTCAGAACGACGGGGACGGCACAGAGCAGCCTTGCATGCTCTGACAGATGGTGGGATTTGGGGTGCACTGAGATCCTAAGCTGGGTCACAATACTCTCCATTCCAGGTCCCACAGAGGTGTGGGGCTGAGACAAGGCTTAAGTGTTCTAACGAGAAAGAACAAGAGGAGAGCAAGGGCCCTTTCCAGCCACTGTTTGCCCAGATCCCTGGCCCTCTCCACATGAGGCTAGAGAATTGGGTTTCTGTTGATCCAATTCCTTAGTCTGTACCCTGGTCACCTCCCCAGTCTACTGTCAAATTACTATCCTGCCTTGCCCACTATGAACACAAaactttttagttctttgtgaCCGAGTGTTTCAAAAAGGTTTAAACGGTCAATAAGGTGGTTATCTTTCAGTAATAGaccccccttttcttcctcaacCCCCCTCAGTCTTGTatggcatcatcatcatcaacatcatcttcctcctcctcctcttcctcaccatcTTCTGGCAGttcttcatcctcatcttcatccccCGCCTCTTCATCTAGACAAACTACCACCTCCGCTGGCTGAGGCAATCGAGAGTCAAACCAGTCCAACACTTGCTGAGTGCTAAGTCTTGATGCCTGACTCAGTTTAAGGACATCGG
The nucleotide sequence above comes from Peromyscus maniculatus bairdii isolate BWxNUB_F1_BW_parent chromosome 9, HU_Pman_BW_mat_3.1, whole genome shotgun sequence. Encoded proteins:
- the LOC143267380 gene encoding homeobox and leucine zipper protein Homez-like isoform X3, which gives rise to MGQKSLGDGAVFLLTAASEGHTSEHTMPPSKDASSLNSSAAGLICLPPISEELQLVWTQAAQTSELDGNEQLLQTFSYFPYPSLADIALLCLRYGLQMEKVKTWFMAQRLRCGISWSSEEIEETRARVVYHRDQLHFKSLLSFTHHTVWPPQETPPVPSPEQVALELCPPALSEPTQMKGLKVEPEEPSQVPQLPQSHQKVKELLMTGSREFPHQSDFCQDLQISGLSKEHVERGSDQSCGGTASWNQPTAVHQPRAGDKPPSISLLVSGCKEESAPSGTPPSPSFQVLANGTTATPPALQPVGYSPQSLSPSERALSPHVEPPWPQRLRNNSVAGRVGPTEYLSPDMQHQRKTKRKTKEQLAILKSFFLQCQWARREDYHKLEQITGLPRPEIIQWFGDTRYALKHGQLKWFRDNAVLGMSTFQDPAVPTPSTHSLKEWAKTPPLPAPPPPPDIRPLERYWAAHQQLQEADVLKLSQASRLSTQQVLDWFDSRLPQPAEVVVCLDEEAGDEDEDEELPEDGEEEEEEEDDVDDGSVLGTEGPWSSNSMMF
- the LOC143267380 gene encoding homeobox and leucine zipper protein Homez-like isoform X2 — encoded protein: MGQKSLGDGAVFLLTAASEGHTSEHTMPPSKDASSLNSSAAGLICLPPISEELQLVWTQAAQTSELDGNEQLLQTFSYFPYPSLADIALLCLRYGLQMEKVKTWFMAQRLRCGISWSSEEIEETRARVVYHRDQLHFKSLLSFTHHTVWPPQETPPVPSPEQVALELCPPALSEPTQMKGLKVEPEEPSQVPQLPQSHQKVKELLMTGSREFPHQSDFCQDLQISGLSKEHVERGSDQSCGGTASWNQPTAVHQPRAGDKPPSISLLVSGCKEESAPSGTPPSPSFQVLANGTTATPPALQPVGYSPQSLSPSERALSPHVEPPWPQRLRNNSVAGRVGPTEYLSPDMQHQRKTKRKTKEQLAILKSFFLQCQWARREDYHKLEQITGLPRPEIIQWFGDTRYALKHGQLKWFRDNAVLGMSTFQDPAVPTPSTHSLKEWAKTPPLPAPPPPPDIRPLERYWAAHQQLQEADVLKLSQASRLSTQQVLDWFDSRLPQPAEVVVCLDEEAGDEDEDEELPEDGSVLGTEGPWSSNSMMF
- the LOC143267380 gene encoding homeobox and leucine zipper protein Homez-like isoform X1; the encoded protein is MGQKSLGDGAVFLLTAASEGHTSEHTMPPSKDASSLNSSAAGLICLPPISEELQLVWTQAAQTSELDGNEQLLQTFSYFPYPSLADIALLCLRYGLQMEKVKTWFMAQRLRCGISWSSEEIEETRARVVYHRDQLHFKSLLSFTHHTVWPPQETPPVPSPEQVALELCPPALSEPTQMKGLKVEPEEPSQVPQLPQSHQKVKELLMTGSREFPHQSDFCQDLQISGLSKEHVERGSDQSCGGTASWNQPTAVHQPRAGDKPPSISLLVSGCKEESAPSGTPPSPSFQVLANGTTATPPALQPVGYSPQSLSPSERALSPHVEPPWPQRLRNNSVAGRVGPTEYLSPDMQHQRKTKRKTKEQLAILKSFFLQCQWARREDYHKLEQITGLPRPEIIQWFGDTRYALKHGQLKWFRDNAVLGMSTFQDPAVPTPSTHSLKEWAKTPPLPAPPPPPDIRPLERYWAAHQQLQEADVLKLSQASRLSTQQVLDWFDSRLPQPAEVVVCLDEEAGDEDEDEELPEDGEEEEEEEDDVDDDDAIQD